A genomic region of Entelurus aequoreus isolate RoL-2023_Sb linkage group LG19, RoL_Eaeq_v1.1, whole genome shotgun sequence contains the following coding sequences:
- the plvapb gene encoding plasmalemma vesicle associated protein b has protein sequence MYSSSYSRAKFGLEAREPLHKPKGKSCGYYMRIVFFFSSLIQSLIIVSLVLFLIYGQPEKSAEEKRVKELQQALNSLSENNFQLTKEKSQLGALLGARTAEKAAMEKALETLRSVANTTTTELRSRLVQCERQIATTRSNMGMRCPTPPIQHPIVVNSGSELKTLQSLNAQQRAMIDLIEANFTQTVHYLIQERDNALKDRDIHHHDAIALRRQNTMLEQQLTAYTRKCKEDFAHSLDGIQTVTRDFLNKINNLFPHQMTFHLTCESQQEQMEKIRNSCTNLSRDVENKFQLYLDNVGNKVAQIQAMSSRLEVQHTHLTSDLQQCEHNRSETLAESSRQLQAKQRTHDEKMEKLLIEQNRLREQKQLQEDTLARREKELQTLRASPNCKVAPWKPAGVQSVPQHSRQTVANWPAFQAPSISKTLTVR, from the exons ATGTACAGCTCCAGCTACTCTCGGGCCAAATTTGGCTTGGAGGCCAGGGAGCCTCTGCACAAACCGAAAGGGAAGAGCTGCGGCTACTACATGAGGATcgttttcttcttctcctccctCATCCAGTCCCTCATCATCGTCAGCCTGGTGCTCTTCCTCATCTACGGGCAGCCCGAGAAGTCCGCCGAGGAGAAGCGAGTCAAG GAGCTGCAGCAGGCCTTGAACAGCCTGAGCGAGAACAACTTCCAGCTGACTAAAGAGAAAAGCCAGCTGGGTGCTCTGCTCGGGGCTCGCACTGCTGAGAAAGCTGCTATGGAGAAGGCGCTGGAGACGCTCAGAAGTGTTGCGAACACTACTACTACTGAATTAAGGAGTAGACTA GTCCAGTGTGAGAGGCAGATTGCAACAACACGTAGCAATATGGGGATGCGATGTCCTACTCCACCCATACAGCATCCTATTGTGGTCAATTCTGGCA GTGAGCTGAAAACACTGCAGAGCCTCAACGCTCAACAGAGAGCCATGATCGATCTGATCGAGGCCAACTTCACTCAGACAGTGCACTACCTGATTCAGGAGAGAGACAATGCCCTGAAAGACAGAGACATCCATCACCACGACGCCATCGCTCTACGGAGACAAAACACCATGCTGGAACAGCAGCTCACAGCATACACcag GAAATGCAAAGAGGACTTTGCTCATTCTTTGGACGGGATCCAGACGGTGACCAGGGATTTTCTCAACAAAATCAACAACCTGTTCCCGCACCAGATGACCTTTCACCTCACCTGTGAGAGTCAGCAGGAGCAGATGGAGAAGATAAGGAACAGCTGCACAAACCTGTCCAGAGATGTGGAGAACAAGTTTCAGCTGTATTTGGACAACGTGGGCAACAAG GTGGCTCAGATTCAAGCAATGTCCAGTCGTCTGGAGGTGCAGCACACACACCTGACCTCTGACCTGCAGCAGTGTGAACACAACCGCAGCGAGACGCTGGCCGAGAGCAGCAGGCAGCTTCAAGCCAAGCAGAGGACTCATGACGAGAAG ATGGAGAAACTGCTGATCGAGCAGAACCGGCTGAGAGAACAGAAACAATTGCAAGAAGACACTTTGGCCCGGAGAGAAAAGGAGCTGCAGACCCTGAGGGCATCGCCTAATTGTAAG GTCGCTCCGTGGAAACCAGCGGGAGTGCAGTCTGTGCCGCAGCACAGCAGGCAAACTGTCGCTAACTGGCCTGCTTTTCAAGCGCCAAGCATCAGCAAAACTCTGACG GTGAGATGA